GCTGATGGACAAGGCGGTGGGGCAGGAGGTGACGCTGCTGCGCACCAATCCCGCCACCGGCGTGGAAACGCGCGAGCGGGCGAAGATCCTCGCGGCCAATGGCGGCATCGTCCTCCAGATCGGCACCCGGATCGAGGTGCTGCGCGACGATGGCCTGCCCGTCCGCGTCATCTTCGACCGGGTGCCGCCCAATCTGCGCGCCCGCCCGACCCTGTCGGTGACGGTGCAGGCGGAACGCGGCGGCACGGTGCCCGCGCGCCTCTCCTACCTCACCCCCAATCTCGGCTGGACCGCCGACTATGTCGCGCTGTTCGACGCGGCCAAGGGGGCCATGGACATGCAGGGCTGGGTCACGCTCACCAACAATACCGGCACGACCTTCACCGACGCGAAGACGATATTGGTCGCGGGCAACCCGGCCAATGGCGGCGGGCGCACTAATTGGTGGCAATCTGGCAGCGGCGCGATCGATCAGGGCGGGACGGAGAGCGGCCCGCGCGAACGGCTGGGCGACTATTATCTCTATCCGCTCGCCGCCCGCACGACGATCGCCAATGCCCAGCAGAAGCAGGTGAGCTTCCTCGACGTGAAGGGCGCGCCTGCCCGCGCCACCTATGAATATGTCAATGGCTGGCTCGGCAGTTCGGCCGAGCCGATGAGCGCATCGAGCGTGCTTAAATTCTCGACTTCGAAGGAAGGCGGCCTGGGCGACCAGCTGCCTGCGGGGACGATCCGCGTCTA
This window of the Sphingobium sp. CR2-8 genome carries:
- a CDS encoding DUF4139 domain-containing protein, coding for MRAAHLLPLLLTALPASALAQSAADPTGATAQGDVAVTIYNNGQSLVQDDRQLPMTAGRNRIEFPDVSARIRPETVNLSGPGLAIIEQNFDYDLLSPDKLMDKAVGQEVTLLRTNPATGVETRERAKILAANGGIVLQIGTRIEVLRDDGLPVRVIFDRVPPNLRARPTLSVTVQAERGGTVPARLSYLTPNLGWTADYVALFDAAKGAMDMQGWVTLTNNTGTTFTDAKTILVAGNPANGGGRTNWWQSGSGAIDQGGTESGPRERLGDYYLYPLAARTTIANAQQKQVSFLDVKGAPARATYEYVNGWLGSSAEPMSASSVLKFSTSKEGGLGDQLPAGTIRVYMRDARGNPQFIGENSIDHTPMGSSMTLRTGEAFDVKVRPTVEQRTKKGSARWETKMRYTLTNARPEPVTIDLAQQGLWGDTRVVTQSLEGKRVSADRMEWSVPVPANGTVDLNVTFDSRY